Proteins from one Nitrospirota bacterium genomic window:
- a CDS encoding SDR family NAD(P)-dependent oxidoreductase, with protein sequence MSKHILITGGAGFIGSHLADELLRQGYRVRALDNLSVQVHGPDCTRPEYLSPEVELIVGDVRDPEAVARALDGIDAVYHFAAAVGVGQSMYEIEKYIDTNSRGTAVLLEAAIKRPVARLVVASSMSVYGEGLYCAPDGTVCSDAGRSLGQLKEGRWELQNRNGAILVPVPTPEAKKPCLTSVYALSKYDQERLCMMAGQAYGIPVTALRFFNVFGTRQAFSNPYTGVLAIFASRLLNGRPPLIFEDGYQQRDFVSVYDVARACRQALEVPAAAHNIFNIGSGTPYTILEVAERMAEVFGKRHIRPQVVGKYRMGDIRHCFADISRAREVLHYEPCVTFDEGLLELSEWIEGKVAFDRVEEASAELAGRGLTV encoded by the coding sequence GTGAGCAAACACATCTTGATTACGGGAGGCGCAGGCTTTATCGGCTCCCATCTTGCCGATGAGCTGCTCAGGCAGGGCTATCGTGTTCGCGCGCTCGATAATCTCTCGGTTCAGGTCCACGGGCCCGACTGCACGAGGCCGGAGTATCTCAGTCCCGAGGTGGAGCTGATCGTCGGGGATGTGCGGGACCCGGAGGCGGTGGCGCGGGCCCTCGACGGCATCGATGCCGTGTACCACTTCGCAGCGGCAGTCGGCGTCGGGCAGAGCATGTACGAGATCGAGAAGTATATCGATACGAACAGCAGGGGCACTGCCGTTCTCCTCGAAGCGGCGATCAAGCGGCCCGTGGCGCGGCTGGTCGTCGCCTCGAGTATGAGCGTCTACGGCGAGGGGCTCTACTGCGCGCCGGACGGTACGGTCTGCAGCGATGCGGGGAGAAGCCTCGGGCAGCTGAAGGAGGGCAGATGGGAGCTGCAGAACCGGAACGGCGCTATCCTCGTGCCGGTGCCGACCCCCGAAGCCAAAAAACCCTGTCTCACCTCGGTCTACGCTCTTTCGAAATACGATCAGGAACGCCTCTGCATGATGGCGGGCCAGGCGTACGGGATCCCCGTGACGGCGCTCCGCTTCTTCAACGTCTTCGGAACACGCCAGGCCTTTTCGAATCCGTACACCGGGGTGCTCGCCATCTTCGCCTCACGGCTCCTCAACGGCAGACCGCCGCTCATCTTCGAGGATGGCTACCAGCAGCGCGATTTCGTGAGCGTCTACGATGTCGCGCGCGCCTGCCGGCAGGCACTGGAAGTCCCCGCCGCAGCGCATAACATCTTCAACATAGGAAGCGGTACTCCCTATACCATCCTCGAAGTCGCCGAGCGCATGGCGGAGGTCTTCGGGAAACGGCATATCAGGCCGCAGGTCGTCGGAAAATATCGAATGGGAGATATCCGCCACTGTTTTGCCGATATCTCCCGTGCCCGCGAAGTCCTGCATTACGAACCCTGCGTCACCTTCGACGAGGGTCTGCTCGAGCTGAGCGAGTGGATCGAGGGCAAGGTCGCCTTCGACCGGGTCGAAGAGGCGAGTGCGGAGCTGGCCGGGCGGGGGTTGACGGTATGA